GTCCAGGCACTTCTTCATAACCGGTAAATTCCATTGTAAAAGAACCGCGACCCTGAGTCATTGACTTAAGATCGATGGCGTACCGGTACATTTCTGATAGCGGAACATGCGCTTTTATCAAGGTTTGTTTTTCCTGGGGTTCGGTACCCAATACCCGGCCGCGCTTTGTATTGAAATCACTGATTATGTCCCCCATAAAGTTGTCTGGCACTAAAACTTCAACATCCATCATCGGCTCCAAAAGAACAGGTTTGGCCTGCAAGGCTCCCTTTTTGAAAGCAAGTGACGCGGCAATTTTAAAAGCCAGTTCCGAAGAATCCACCGTGTGGTAAGAACCATCATATAGGGTGGCCTTAACTCCTGTTGTTGGATAACCAGCCAGCACACCTTCTGTCATAGCTTCCCGGAGGCCTTTCTCTACAGCCGGGAAATAGTTTCTGGGAACAGAACCCCCGAAAACTTCCTCAGCAAAAACAAAATCCTCCTCGGGATTTGGCTCAAACCGTACCCAAACGTGACCGTACTGACCACGACCGCCTGATTGTTTTTTATGTTTTCCTTCAACTTCAACTTTTGACCTGATCGTCTCACGATATGGCACTTTAGGATCATTCGTAACTACGTCGACACCGTATTTGCGTTTCAGCCGTTCTAGCAAAATATTTATATGCAGTTCACCCATACCTGTAATAAGCGTCTGTTTTGTCTCGGTGTTTTTCTCAACCTTAATAGTCGGGTCCTCTTCCAGCAACTTGTTAATAGCGTCGCCCAGTTTGTCTTCATCGTTTTTACTCTTAGGGGCGATTGCCACTGAAAGTGTTGGTACCGGGAAATCAATCTTATCCAGGACAACCGGTTTGTCCTTATCACATAAAGTATCGCCTGTCCCGGTGTCCTGCAATTTCACAACAACTGCTAAATCACCGGTTGGAACTACATCGGTTTGGATTGTATTTTTACCCCTGACATAAAGGACATTACCGACTTTTTCCGTCTTTTCTTTTGTACTGTTATATACAACAGTATCACTTTTAAAATTACCACTGAAAACGCGGAGAAAATTCATCTTGCCGACATAGGGGTCTGCTATCGTCTTAAATACCAAGGCCGACATCGGGCCGTTATCTTCCTTCGGAGCCGGGAGGTAGTCCGCGATCACATCCATCAACTGGGCCACGCCGGTATTCTTTGTAGCCGAGCCGGCCAGTACCGGAACAACTTTTGCTTGCGCGATACTTTTCTTCAAACCATCTTTAATCTCATCCAGAGTGAGTTCCTCTCCCTCAAGATATTTCATGGTCAGGTCGTCGTCTCCCTCAGCCGCTGCTTCAATAAGCAGTTCACGGAACTGGTCGACCTCACCGGCTAGTTCTCCGGGCACCGGTGCTTCCTTGCCTTTGCCGTCACTGGTGTAGGCTTTTTGGTTAATAATGTCAACCACACCTGTAAAGGTATCAAACGATCCGTTAGGAATCTGGATCGGCGCAAAATTACCTTTAAATTTAGTCTTTAAATCATCAAGGACTTTATTAAAGCTGGCGTTCTCCCGGTCCATTTTATTAACAAATATTATCTTGGGCAGGTTATATTTATCCGCTATATCCCAGATAACTTCATGCTGTACTTCCACACCATCCACCGCGGATATGACAAACATAGCGCAATCGGCAACTCTCAACGCTCCCTTTACTTCACCGATAAAATCAGAAAAACCGGGTGTGTCCAGCAAGTTAATTTTGACACCGTTCCACTCGCAAGGAACAAGGCTTGTATGTATGGTTATTTGTTTGGCAGTTTCTTCAGGGTGGTAGTCGGAAGTCGTAGTGCCATCCTCCACTCTGCCCAAACGGGAGAGAACCCCGGTATTATAGAGCATGGCTTCGACAAGTGAGGTTTTACCGGCTCCACCGTGCGCAACTACACCCACATTGCGTATTTGACTGGTTTGATAATTCTTCAAATTGTGTTCCCCCTTTTGTAAATAATGGTTTCCTTAAAGCACTATTTCTATACTACATAGAACCTAAGCAGGGATATTTTGGATGAAAACAAAAAGAACCCCCTCAGGAGCAATTATTAAGGTACCCCAGGCTGATGGCATAAACATCAAGGGTGTAATTCTACAGTAAGTGTGTAAATTCCTTGTTATTTTAAAAATAACCGTGATTTTTTTTAGTTGAATAAGATACCGCATTATAAAATTTGCCTCATAGGAAAATTAAGGATGCATAGATATTATCATATGCAATTAAAGTTCTATTTTATGGCAGGTAAAATATGGCCGGACAATCATTAATCAACGGAACTTTAGTCCTACTGTTCAGTGGGCTATTCAATAGAATGCTGGGTTTCACATATGAAGTTTTTATGATTCGTTTGATCCAGCCGGAGGGCATTGGCCTGTTTAACATGATTTACCCTATATATGTTCTGGTAGTGGTTATGGCTACCGCAGGCATTCCAGTAGCCATAGCCAAACTTGTTTCAGAAGAGGCAGCCCGCGGCAATCTCCGGGGAGCCTACCGCATTTTTAAAATTTGCTTGTTTACCCTTATTGCAAGCGGCACGATTTTCACAGCATTGTGTTACCTTGGAGCTTCCTTTCTACTTAAATATATTTTTATCAATCCCAAAGCATATTACAGTTTCTTATTCCTTATTCCAGGCGTTCTTATAGTATCGCTATGCTCCGCATTCCGTGGTTTTTTTCAGGGGCTTCAGCAAATGACGCCAACAGCTTTAACCCAATCCCTGGAACAGCTGATTAGATGTGTTTCCGGCCTTTTAATCGCATATATGCTTTTACCGAAAGGTATTGAATATGCTGCGGCTGGAGCTTCACTAGGCGTGGTAACAGGTGAACTGGCCGGTTTTGTATCTATTCTGCTGATTTACATACGCAAACGTCCCATTGTGCCATCCGGTTTCAGGACATTACATTTTGAGTCGTTTTATTCAATTGCTGTCAGGGTTTTTAATTTAGCTATTCCGGTATCATTGACCCGTTTTGCATCTACCACACTTTTATGGATTGATGCCGTATTGATTCCGAAACGTCTTCTGGCAAATGGGATGGGACTGTCTGAAGCTACATCAGCTTACGGGCAATTTGTGGGCATATCCCAAAGCTTGCTGTTCGCCCCGGCAATTATTACTCTTTCACTTGCTACCGCCCTACTTCCGGCAATATCTGGCGCACTGGCTGTAAACAACTTGAAAAATGTCCGTAAACGCTGTGAAGATGCCGTTAGAATTACATTGATTGCCGGAATGCCCAGCACAGTTGTCTATGTTATGCTTTCAGAAGAATTGTGCGGATTGATTTTTGATTATCCAAAAGCGGGGGCAAGCCTTTGCATACTTGCTCTGGGAGGGCCTTTCCTGTACCTGGCGCAAACTTCCACCGGTATTCTCCAGGGCCTTGGCAAAGCATCCCGGCCGTTTATAAACATGGTTATCGCATCTTTATTTAAAATTACCGGCATATACTATCTTACCGGGGTACCACAATTTGGCGTGCAAGGCACATCTGCGGCTCTTGTTATTTATTACATGATTATGGCTTTACTGAACCTGGCTGATGTACGCAAATATACCGGCTCGGAGATAAGATTACACAAATTACTTTTAAAACCCCTGTTCGCAGCTGCAGGAATGAGTATCGTAATTTTGTTGTCAAAAAGTTACTTGTCGGCTTGCACGCATTCTGAATTTTTGGTAACTACCGGAAGAGCCCTTGCCGGTATGGTCATATATGTCCTGATATTGATATTAAACGGAGGTATCAGCATTAACGACTTGAACAGGCTAAAAGCAGTAATACACTTCAAAACCGAAATTAAAACGCGTTAAATTCCTTAACCAATTCCTTCACATCATTCAATACTTTGTAATTGGTCAAGTCGTAATGAACCGGGGTGATCGACACATAGCCTTCATTTATCGCCCAAACGTCAGTGTCAGGGTTATCCCCGTCAACGTCAAAAGGCTCCCCTGCCATCCAAAAGTAAGTTCCGCCCCTCGGGTCGGTTCTTTTATAAAACACATTAGTATATCGCCTGTTTCCCAGCTTGGTTATTCTAATACCGCGTGGCAACCCTGGTGGTATATTGATATTCAAAAGAATACCATCACGCAGAATATTACCATATTCTGATACAAATTTTTTTATGAAAATGCCGGAATACGTGAAGTCATTAAACTCATAACTGGCCAGCGATATAGCAATAGCGGGAACATCATTGATGATCCCTTCAATAGCTGCCGAAACCGTGCCGGAATATAATACATCGGTGCCAAGATTCGGCCCCAGATTAATGCCGGATATAACCAAGTCGGGAAGTTCTGGAAGCAGCGCTTCCAGACCAAGTTTAACGCAATCTGAAGGAGTGCCGTCTACTGCCCAGCCTTTTGAGTTTGTGCCCGGATATAACTGTTCTTTCACTCTCAGCGGTCTGTGCATAGTAATTTTATGACCCGTGGCGCTTCTTTCCCGGTCCGGAGCAACTACAAAGACTTCCGCTTGTTCCTCCAAGGACTTTCTAAGCTGTGTAATTCCGGCCGCGTTAATACCGTCATCATTACTAATTAATACTCGCATAAATTTCTCCGTTTTCAAGCCTCATAAATTGATATTTTCATGGTATCCTTGGCAGCATCTTTCGTGAGGCCAAAAATAACATGTTTGTTTTTTAATGTCTTGTTTAAAAAATCAATTATTTTATACATATCATCACAGGCTTTGAATGACTTTACAGCTATTAGTTCAAGTTTTCCCGTGGTGGGGATATCGTTATTATCCAATTTCATCCTCCTGAAATCAGCTAATTAAAAGTGCTCCGCTCACATCTCAAAACTGATTTTTAATCTTTAACTAAAGAAAACGCTTCCGCCCTGGTCGCCTCGCTTCTCTGGAAGATGCCCCTTACTGCTGAAGTTACAGTCTTTGAACCAGGTTTTTTTACACCGCGAAAGGTCATACACATATGTTCAGCTTCAATAACGACTAACGCACCTTGTGCGTTCAACCTACGCATTATCGAGTCGGCGATCTGGGAAGTGAGTCTTTCCTGCAGTTGCGGCCGCCTCGCAAAACCTTCCACCAGTCTAGCCAGTTTTGATAAGCCGGTCACATTGCCTTTCCGGGGGATATAAGC
This is a stretch of genomic DNA from Pelotomaculum isophthalicicum JI. It encodes these proteins:
- the surE gene encoding 5'/3'-nucleotidase SurE: MRVLISNDDGINAAGITQLRKSLEEQAEVFVVAPDRERSATGHKITMHRPLRVKEQLYPGTNSKGWAVDGTPSDCVKLGLEALLPELPDLVISGINLGPNLGTDVLYSGTVSAAIEGIINDVPAIAISLASYEFNDFTYSGIFIKKFVSEYGNILRDGILLNINIPPGLPRGIRITKLGNRRYTNVFYKRTDPRGGTYFWMAGEPFDVDGDNPDTDVWAINEGYVSITPVHYDLTNYKVLNDVKELVKEFNAF
- the spoVB gene encoding stage V sporulation protein B — translated: MAGQSLINGTLVLLFSGLFNRMLGFTYEVFMIRLIQPEGIGLFNMIYPIYVLVVVMATAGIPVAIAKLVSEEAARGNLRGAYRIFKICLFTLIASGTIFTALCYLGASFLLKYIFINPKAYYSFLFLIPGVLIVSLCSAFRGFFQGLQQMTPTALTQSLEQLIRCVSGLLIAYMLLPKGIEYAAAGASLGVVTGELAGFVSILLIYIRKRPIVPSGFRTLHFESFYSIAVRVFNLAIPVSLTRFASTTLLWIDAVLIPKRLLANGMGLSEATSAYGQFVGISQSLLFAPAIITLSLATALLPAISGALAVNNLKNVRKRCEDAVRITLIAGMPSTVVYVMLSEELCGLIFDYPKAGASLCILALGGPFLYLAQTSTGILQGLGKASRPFINMVIASLFKITGIYYLTGVPQFGVQGTSAALVIYYMIMALLNLADVRKYTGSEIRLHKLLLKPLFAAAGMSIVILLSKSYLSACTHSEFLVTTGRALAGMVIYVLILILNGGISINDLNRLKAVIHFKTEIKTR
- the folE gene encoding GTP cyclohydrolase I FolE codes for the protein MIDQQKIEKAVRMIIEAIGEDPEREGLRETPSRVARMYEEIFSGLWEEPDAHLEKKFSGDHEEMVIVKDIPLYSMCEHHLLPFYGKAHVAYIPRKGNVTGLSKLARLVEGFARRPQLQERLTSQIADSIMRRLNAQGALVVIEAEHMCMTFRGVKKPGSKTVTSAVRGIFQRSEATRAEAFSLVKD
- a CDS encoding YpmA family protein; this encodes MKLDNNDIPTTGKLELIAVKSFKACDDMYKIIDFLNKTLKNKHVIFGLTKDAAKDTMKISIYEA
- the fusA gene encoding elongation factor G, producing MKNYQTSQIRNVGVVAHGGAGKTSLVEAMLYNTGVLSRLGRVEDGTTTSDYHPEETAKQITIHTSLVPCEWNGVKINLLDTPGFSDFIGEVKGALRVADCAMFVISAVDGVEVQHEVIWDIADKYNLPKIIFVNKMDRENASFNKVLDDLKTKFKGNFAPIQIPNGSFDTFTGVVDIINQKAYTSDGKGKEAPVPGELAGEVDQFRELLIEAAAEGDDDLTMKYLEGEELTLDEIKDGLKKSIAQAKVVPVLAGSATKNTGVAQLMDVIADYLPAPKEDNGPMSALVFKTIADPYVGKMNFLRVFSGNFKSDTVVYNSTKEKTEKVGNVLYVRGKNTIQTDVVPTGDLAVVVKLQDTGTGDTLCDKDKPVVLDKIDFPVPTLSVAIAPKSKNDEDKLGDAINKLLEEDPTIKVEKNTETKQTLITGMGELHINILLERLKRKYGVDVVTNDPKVPYRETIRSKVEVEGKHKKQSGGRGQYGHVWVRFEPNPEEDFVFAEEVFGGSVPRNYFPAVEKGLREAMTEGVLAGYPTTGVKATLYDGSYHTVDSSELAFKIAASLAFKKGALQAKPVLLEPMMDVEVLVPDNFMGDIISDFNTKRGRVLGTEPQEKQTLIKAHVPLSEMYRYAIDLKSMTQGRGSFTMEFTGYEEVPGRLADDIIKKAKAAQEADK